The Pontibacter sp. SGAir0037 DNA segment TTCCTTTACAACATAGACATTTCCTTTTTTATGAAAGTATTTTTCCAGCCGTTCCGGAGAAACATCTTTTGCAATTGATGCCTGATAAACACCCTTTGAAGCGATACTTAATGCTCTTTGGTCTATATCGGTTGCGAAAAGTTTAACCATTGGCTCGCGTCCGGCTTTAAGGCAACATTCGTGAAACAGAATAGCCAGCGAATAAACCTCTTCGCCGGTACTGCAGGCTGCCACCCATATTTTCACAGCATCATCGTCTGCTTTCTGCTGCAGAATATTGGGAAGCACCTCTTCCTGTAAGAGTTCAAATGCTTCCGGATCACGAAAGAATTTAGTGACACCAATCAGAAATTCCTGGCAGAGTACCTTAATCTCGGCAGGATTTTCATGCATGTAGGTCAGATACCTTTGCAGCCCTGATATTTTCAGGTGATCCATTCGCTTCTGGATTCTGCGGTATATGGTTGGCTTCTTATACTCTTTAAAGTCAGACTTGGTATGCGTACAGATCAAGTCAAGGATTTCTGCCAGAACTTCATCGTCGTCTTCCTGCACCTGCCTTTCAGCCAATGATTTTACCAGGGGCACTTTGCGGGTATATTCTATAATTTCCTCCGGCATTAGCTCTGGCGGCAGAACAAAATCTACATATCCGCCATCGATAGCACTTCTGGGCATACCATTGAATTTTGCTGATTCGGGAGCCTGCACCACAACCATGCCACCGGCATTTTTTATGGCTTTAATTCCTTTGGTGCCGTCTGTACCTGTTCCTGACAAAACAACACCGATCGCATATTGTCCACGGTCTTTTGCCATGGATTCAAAAAATAGGTCTATGGCAAAGTTTGGTTCTCTGCTCCGTACTTTGTCGGCTAAGCGTAATCGTCCTTTTTCCAGGGTAAGCTGCTTGCCACTTGGCAGCACATACACGCAGTTGGGTTTCGTGCGCATGTTATCCCCGGCCTCCTGCACCTGCATGCTGGTATGCTTAGAAAGCAGTTCAGCCATCAGGCTCTTGTGGTCAGGGGACAAATGTTGAATGATAACAAAAGAAAAACTGGAATTACCTGGAAAGTGATCAAAAAGTTTATGAATTGCTTCCAGTCCACCTGCAGAGGCACCTATTCCAACAAGGTAATGATCTGTTGGCTGTGAGGAATCCTGTAAAAAGGGTGCACTTTTTTTCATAAATAGTTTTAAAGCTTGTCTATAGCACGAAAGGGAGTATAACCTTAGTATCTTTCTTTAATTATCTTTTCCAATACGGCACTTCTCAGAGCTTCGGCAGCCTCCACTTCTTCCTCATACCAGGGCAGAGACGTGAATTTGACTGTTTCTTTATAGGTGGCAAAAGAGTTACGCGGATGATACGTCTTTCCATCGGCTTCCATCTGGATGGCCTGGTTCGGGTTACCGCCCCAGCTCACCGTCTGCAATACCTCAGGTCTAAATCCTAATATGTACTCTCCTTCTTCTGCATTAATTGATAATGCGATTAGCCCACTTGCCAGATCTTTGTAGAATTTACCTGGTGTATGCAGCTTAGGCAGATTGTCTGTGATAAAGAGTTTATCATTCTTGTTTCTGCGCAGCCAGGCTACCAGGTCTTTTATTTCCTGCTGGTCCGGAGTGGCGCCACTTGTCATTATACTCCCTCCATACAACACAGCAACTCCCGAAAGGTTTAACAATTCCAGTACACCCGACGATTTATTCAGTAACCCTTCGGTAAAGCTGCTGCTGGAATAGAGCTGCTCCAAAAGCTGCGCGTAAATGCCGCGAAGCTTTACCCGGCGAAGAATCGCTTTCTCTTTTTCTTTAGCTGCCAGCTGGGCAGAAATAATACCCGAAAGTAATTCCAGGGCTGAACGCATTTCATAGCTCGGAAGCATTTTCTCCTGGTGATGGCAAGAAATAAGCCCCCATAGCTTGTCCTCTATAATCAGTGGCAGCGACATGGAAGCCTTAATGTTCAGGTTGTGCAGGTACTCCAGGTGAACAGATGCAACACTTCGCAAGTTACATTCCGAAAGATCGGTAAAGCTCTGGCTTAGCGGATTTACAATAGGCAGCAACCTGACCGGCTCATATTCGCGTGTAGGGATGAGCCGGTACGGATTTTTAAAGTAGAGGTCACGGGCTTGCTTAGGCACATCGGAGGCAGGAAAACGAAGGTCCATGTAATCATCCATTTCCTCTTCTTTTGCCTGTGCTATGACGATTCCGTTCCACTGTGGATCGAACTGATAGAACAGCACCCTGTCAAAACCAGTAAACTCTTTTAAAGCTTCAGCCGCCACCTGGGCGGTATCGGCCGTGGAAGTAGCCTGTTTTAATTCGGAAGTAATGTATTTTATGCGCTGGTAAAGCACCATAAACGAATTGGCTGCTGTATAGGGAGTACTCTTCTCCAGTTCTACCAGCACATATTCCTCTTTCGGATGAATTAATGCCGTACACGCTACTTCGCTTTCTTCAATTGTAAAAGTAAAATTGAAGGGAATCTTATCGTTACTGCTTTGCGTCGCAATTCTGGTTGAAACAGCCCGGTACTGTTCATCAGGCAGAAAGTCTGATAGCGGGCGCTCTAATATACTTTCCAGTGATGTAGCAAAGAAATCGTGCACATTTTCACTTAACTGTATGATGCGTAACGACTGCTTTTCAAGAACCAGGAGCACACCATGAGGCTGAATCAGGTTTACCAGGTGCAGCGGAATGCTGCCACAGAATTCGGAATCATAATTCTTTTCGATAGTTAAATTGATAGGTGCCGTCTGGTTTTCCATAGGGTAGTTGTTAAGCTTCTAAAAGCTGTTAGGTAATAATAGGTGGAAAACAGTTGGTTTTCCGGGATAATGCCCCTGAAAAAGCAGGAGTATGCGTAAGGGGTGTGCTACTGATGCTGCCAAACTGAAGGCAGCAGAAATTAAGAATTATGCCTGCAATCAAATGCTGCTAATTCATTTAAAAGCCTTTTAGCTCATCATTTCAAGTTGAAAACTAATACTCTAACTAGCCACTGTACTTAAAATTCAAAGCTTATACAATTCAAAATTAATCTAAAATACCCATTCTAGAAACTGTAAAGGCAATATTCTTAGTCGATGCCTTTATTGTTTAAGTCAATCTTGAGAAAGAAGCAGGTGAAATATTGTACTGTTTTTTCAGGATTTTTACACCAACTAAAGTCCATACGAAAAATAAAGCATATTGGATTTCAAGCTGATGACATCTGTTAACCGAGTTTTGTGAGGTTGTAGTCGGTTTGCTGTTTCTGCAGAATTGCACCGTTTTATATTAGGTTTAACAGTGTCAGATGCTAAAACGTATTTCTGCTTATAATATCAGCTATATTTCTTGCTTGCTATATCTTTTAAAAGCTAATTTAGCATATTCCTTAAGCCAGCCAGTTGATAACCAGAATATGAAAATAAACAATGTATAGCTATACATTACTGTTAAACACG contains these protein-coding regions:
- a CDS encoding GAF domain-containing protein: MENQTAPINLTIEKNYDSEFCGSIPLHLVNLIQPHGVLLVLEKQSLRIIQLSENVHDFFATSLESILERPLSDFLPDEQYRAVSTRIATQSSNDKIPFNFTFTIEESEVACTALIHPKEEYVLVELEKSTPYTAANSFMVLYQRIKYITSELKQATSTADTAQVAAEALKEFTGFDRVLFYQFDPQWNGIVIAQAKEEEMDDYMDLRFPASDVPKQARDLYFKNPYRLIPTREYEPVRLLPIVNPLSQSFTDLSECNLRSVASVHLEYLHNLNIKASMSLPLIIEDKLWGLISCHHQEKMLPSYEMRSALELLSGIISAQLAAKEKEKAILRRVKLRGIYAQLLEQLYSSSSFTEGLLNKSSGVLELLNLSGVAVLYGGSIMTSGATPDQQEIKDLVAWLRRNKNDKLFITDNLPKLHTPGKFYKDLASGLIALSINAEEGEYILGFRPEVLQTVSWGGNPNQAIQMEADGKTYHPRNSFATYKETVKFTSLPWYEEEVEAAEALRSAVLEKIIKERY